The nucleotide sequence TTTGGCAGAAACTCGCTAATCGCCAATTAATTCAGCAATATCAACTTATTAATCAACTAGATTGTGACATCGACATTATTGTAGAGAAAATCTTTACGCATTGGGTATTACTTCCCCGTTGCGCTCTATTTTTAGGCTATTTGTACTCTAGAGAAACGCTTTTATTATCTGGTAATTACTATCAGCTAGAACCACAATTAAAAGCGTTTTTATCTCTTTATTCTGTGTTAAATATAGATAAGAAGATAACGACTCCTCTGGAAAGTATCGTACCCATAAATATCGGCTATCAATTACTCTTTGATTTTATTAATTCAATTTCAACCGCACTGGCTCAACGTTTTACATTGCTTTTTGCACCACAATCATCACCGGTTGAACTTCCTCAGTCACTCTTTTTATCCCGTTCACTTTTTCTTTTGGTGCTAGATTATGCTGCGCTCGCTGTCTGAAAATCTTTTAACATACACTCGTGAAGGTGTATTAATACGGGCTAAATATGTTCGACAACTTGATAATATT is from Proteus columbae and encodes:
- a CDS encoding type III secretion protein translates to MTNLTSEQFEMISSVMYEPLSYLHADYDVLASNKESIIWQKLANRQLIQQYQLINQLDCDIDIIVEKIFTHWVLLPRCALFLGYLYSRETLLLSGNYYQLEPQLKAFLSLYSVLNIDKKITTPLESIVPINIGYQLLFDFINSISTALAQRFTLLFAPQSSPVELPQSLFLSRSLFLLVLDYAALAV